cttctccaggggctatttccaatccagggattgaacacaggtctcctgcatttcaggcagactctttaccacatGAGTCACCAGGTAGATTAGCGTTTTTCCTCAAATTCGGGAAATTTTCAGCCATCATTTCTTCAAATCCTCTTTCTGTTCCTCTCTAGTGACTTGTCTGGTTTCATTCCTTAGGAGGTGCAGCCTTGGCGGGGGGGTGACAGATTTTAACCGACCTTTAacaatttccccatctattaagTGATCTGCCTTTCTTGGGGGCATACTCAGAAATCAGCTCCAATTGTTGGCCGATCACTTTGTTTCTGATGATGCCCTGGGGCATGGACTGCCCTGCGGTTGGATGCAGTTAAATCTGGGTTCTTCTGCAGAGTGGCAGAGGCAGGGCGTGAGGCCAGTCTTTGGGTCTGCTACGATGCCAGGAGCACTCTTCCTCCCTGGCACTTGCCCTGGCTCTGGTGAGTTAGATTGCTCTCGCTGGTACAACTTAGCTTACTGCCCTCTTGGTGCTACCAGCCTCCTAACTGCTAACCACTAGGCTCTCCATTCTTCTTGAGAGCACCCTGAGGCTTGAACTTCCCCCACACTCCTCCACATAAAATGGTTCCCTTTGGTTTGGGGAGAGCTTCAGAATGCTGTTCTTACAGCCCACCACATCACTGAGGGAAAAACACCTGAATCACTGTTCTGGAGCTGGAAAGTGGCCCCATGGCCTGCTTCTCTAGGACTGATATGCCTGCGTTAGGAGTAGAGCTCAGTTTGACTTGCCTCTCCTGACGTGGAAACTTTGCCCTTCGGAAGGGAATCAGGGTCCCGGGATTCTTGGCCTGCTACACCTGGGGACCTGGGATGGAGCCTCCATCCTGTAAATGGGAGCTGAGTGGAGGAGGGGAGTCCTGACCTCTTGGCTGTACTTACCTGGAGTTTATTTAGCCTTTGATACACTATAGGGTCCTAAGAAATACTGGCAGCCTCCCCTCCCTGGGAGACACATACCATAGGCCACGATTGGGAACAGGTTAGGAGGAGACATAAATGCCAGTCTTGACTTTCTTATGAGATTCAGATGTTCCTGAAGGTTCATGTGTTGTATGCCCTGAGGACAACATGCAGACTTTAAATGGTTATTTGCCTCCATTTACGGTAGTTATGGTGGGGAGGTCAGAGCTCCTTACGGAGTCATTCCAAAAATCATTTCCTACTTGTCGTTAATACTGTAGCTTCTCTCaccaaaaatagtttaaaatcaaaatttattCCTATCCCatgtgacattaaaaaaatgaaattatgataATCTTAAACTGCTCTGAATTTggtaatgaataaaaattttgaagattctgagagtttaaaaaaatttttttcaggaaaaaactcAGTAGAACAAAGCCACgtccaaggtaaaaaaaaaaaaaatataaagacatgGAATTGAAAGAGAATATTACTTCAAGcaaattattgtcattttaagGACAaacttaacaattttttttttgcttgtgtgCAGATCAGTttgctttgatatttttctttcacatcaAGGACTGTATTGATATTTTAATACACAATCATAGAAAAAATAATGTCCAGAAACCCTGGTTACCATATCAAGAGCAATGCTCTTCATTCATTGGTATCAGATTCACATAGTCCCCAATACCAGAAGAGTAACAACCAAACAGGCAAAactgttctttctcctttaaaCACTATTCACGGTTGGCCTTTTAAGAGTGTGGAACACAACTGCAAGCTTTCCTTCTATAGATCAAGTGGACTTTTAAATAATAAGGGTCAAGACTGACTTTATAAAAGCCATAGgtttggggtatgtgtgtgtacacaattttttaaataactaaagaTCAGAAAATAGGactttgatctttaaaaaaaacccgTGTCAAGTGGAACTTTCATCTGCCTTCACCATCATGGCTACACCTTCTAAGAAAGGGATTACACAAATTATAGTTAAAAGAGAAAATCTCATGTATTTAGGTTTCCAAGTAAAAAGTTTTGCTAGTTAACTTTAGACACCACTGTTTCTTAACTGCAATGACAGAATTATTTTTAGTACATGTAGCAGGCacacaataaacatttaaattattttacaaaattttaaaacttctttaattTGGAATTTGATAGTTCAAACTATGCAGTAGTTCAAAGTGAAGTTTATAGTTGCattaaaaacaagtattttttaaaagtggcaaCAAATGCTACTCTATTCCAGAAACTCATTTCAGAGCATCTAAACAGCACTGCTTACATATCAACGGTACACAGAGAACAGATGACCAGTTGTCAGGGATATTTCACAAGGGGATTCCGCAGGGTTTGGAGGTGACGCAAGTGGTCAGTCACTTCTAGCTCCCTTCTAACTCTAACATTCTACAGTTTTCCTAGCAGCTCTAATCAGGAAGAAGTTATTTCTCCTATTACTGCCAGATTATATCATTCACAGAGGGAACCTTCAGGATGTTACTATCTGTGCTTAAAGTAAATGTCATCTTTCATACTATGATGAAATTCACAGGGGTCTCCTCCCGACTCATTCCAGACGGAGACCTTGCCCAGCTGTTTCAGACCGCGTTTCACTGTGATTGGACAGGACATGTTTTAGCCTGAATGTTCTCCTTCTCTTGGCAATGTCATAAACACTACAACAGacaaaatgagtttttaaaacattttaacaaacGTTACAtttcaaattcagaaataagCACCTGTACTTCAAATTCTGTACGTTAAACATAGTAAGTGATCTAAATGCAAATAGTTGGTACACATGCTGTTGCTCAGTTCTCTCCAATTAGGGATGTCTGTCCCATGAAAAAAAGTAGCTTCAGTTTAATTCATAATGCTAAGATGCTAACTGATGATGATGATCACTTATACAATTAATATTGGATTCCTGGTTCTGATGAcatggggacacacacacacacacaaacacagatttCTTTTTACGTTCATGACAGTTCAGTTTCACATATatactttgtaaaatatttatccaCATATCCTCCAGGAATTGCTAGAGAGATGAAATGTAAAAACACACTACTTAAGAGATTTTGTAGCTTCTAAAACCAGTGATGAGACCCATGAATAACTAGAAAAAGTCCTCTGATTCCTTAGAGTTAGTTCTAAGTGTTATCAGATGATAAAATTTCAAGTAGTCATAATTTTCTACTTTTGAAATACtggttcataaaaaaaaaaaaaaaatcaaatctccATGAATCAAAGCACTGGCAGGATGGCAGTGAACTACACTGAGAATCAGGTCTACAAAAGACACTCCTGGACTGATGACTGCCAATCTTTAATACTGCCTTCAAAGGTCTGTGCAGCactctgaaatacaaaataattatagTTGGAACAGTTATTCTAAATCTAATAGGTAATTCCTACAGCAGTGCTTGTTTACTCAGaactgttttcatttcaaatctATGTAAAATTTCTCACAAAGTTAAGAGCACAACTCACAGTCTGAACAAAAACTGCAGCATTTGAGTCTCAATTCTGAGTAAAATAAGCATTACCTATTAGGATTCTTTTGGATTCAAATCACTCATTTAGGTAAATAGGATGTGATTTCTCACTTGCGGTAAAAGTGAAGAAATTGTCTTTTGTGTGAAGCCTTGACCAATCAACTCGTCAAGAGCAAGATTTCCACCTTATGCAACGAGTCACGCTCTACCTACACGACAGAGCTGGCAGAGACCTGGGTGCACACACACCTACAGTGGGGACGGGACGCCCCTGATCTCAGAGCAGTGAGAGGAAAGGCAAGCCCTGGGCCAGCCCCAGTGGTCTCTGCTCATCTCCCTGGTAACAATGCGCAGTCTGCTTGCTGGAGAGTGTGCCTCCCACTGGAGACACACTTGGAATTCTACAATGCTGGATGGGGGCGGGGAGAAAGGAAGGGCcccactctttaaaaaaatcccttcttTAACATCATTTAACCATTATGATTAGGTATGGAATGGCACAACTCGCCAAGTTAACTCTGATAGGGATTCAGATAAATGAATCTGTTGACTTTACAAATAagaatgtgtaaatatatatatatattctgagaTGTTATGTCCTACGCTTCTGATTTAAAATGTGACTAAGTTCTCTCAATAAACTGCATcaaatttttttaacttgaaacttAAATCATCCTTACTGCACTGTGctcattctctttactttttatctTCAAAACATGTCTATAAATACtcgaattaaaaaacaaaaatccccaaTCTTGAAACCAACTACACTGAAGCTCTGAGGTTAGtttatcacttttaaaatattttgctaaaatGTAAAAACCCTGAaattacaaacaaaaaatttacagttttacagtatatatctaatttattcttttaaaaaaatattctgaattgcTTTTGTACAAGTTATCAAGTGTAAtctcttttcaaatgaaattccTCTCTAGGGTAGACGAGGGTAGGTGGTATTGCCCCATGAAAAACGAATACAAACTTCACTTTTTCATGCTGGGACTTCGACTATCTCGAAGTAGTCATTGGGGAGAATCACGTAGCCCCTCTCGGAGACGTCgtctttctccttctggaagTGCACCACCTCCTTCAACTTCTCCAGCTGCCTCTCCTGTCTGCGGCACCGCTGCTGGGCAGTCTTCAGCTTCTTCCGGAGCTTCTCCACTTGCTGCTCCAGCTGGTGGATCCTCTTCCGCTGGTGCATGGTGTCCTCCACGGTGTAGTTGTGGTCACAGAACACAGAGAGGTTATCGGGGGTCTGAAGAGGAGGCATGAGCAACCCGATCGCCGCATCAACCTGGGAAATGGGGGGCGTTAAAGGAGGCGGCGGGGGCTGTTCCTGcggctccaggagatcttctttcTGGAACAAAGACGCAGAGCATGTTTGAGCTTCATTATGAAAAGTAACAGATTAAAGGAACAGACTAAATTCTGCACCTGTGCAATATAAGACTATTAGACTTAGTTCTGCCTCCTTGGCATAGAAATagtctaaaatgaaaaaatagttttaattttccttttttacctGAAGTAGAAATGGGATGCAAGAAAGGCAGAGTGATTAATCAGATTTAATTAAACACTAAGCACTGAAAACTGAGGGGAAAAATACCCTGAAACTTAACTATcattgataaagaaaaataaaaacttatcaaCATATAAGCAGGaacgtggggcttcccaggtggcgctagtggtaaagaatctgcttgcctacgcaggagatgtaagagacatgggttcaatccctgggtcaggaagatgccctgaggaaggaaatggcaacccattccagcactcAGCTgcagatcccatggacagagaagcctggtggcctacacaAGCAGGAACACAGACTGATCTTAAAGTAAGTTAAAAACCAGGCTCAGTGTCTTAGTGTGAGAATATTTACTTTACTAAAcactctgtatttttaaaagtattctacTGTGAACAGTGGTCATTTACAAGAGAGGGGTTCCAGGTAAATTTATATTCTTAACACTACTGTGGATTTTCCAAATTTCCCGGTGAACACACTGAGCCTATGAAGAGACCCACCCAGTATTTTACACGCCCCTCACCTTGTCGTGCGGCTCGGTGCACAGAAATATCGTGGGGACAGCATCCTCTTTCAGCAGCTTGTTGTTGCACTCCCGCTTAAAGCAGTCCGGGGTGAAGTGCTCCGAGCAGATACTGCTGTACTTCGTGGGCTTAAAGTTTTTCCTTCTGACGGCTGCCTCCCATTTCTTACAGAGACTGGGTCGAGTAAGAGGAAACCTAAGAAGACGAAATGAGTCCGTTTTCTAGCCTTACTCAGAAACAAAAAAGCACACCCAGGCTTTCCTTGCTTAGAAAAGAATTAGCTGACAATCACCGGTGTTCACACACCATGGGAGTGTGATTAATGCACCTGCTCCCACTAATCCTTTATTGACAGTTTGTCAGTTGTAGCCTTATTACCCTAGTTGCTAAAGATGTACTTGtttggacatagagaacagagctgaggttgccaagggggaggggagtggggaagagtgggattgagagtttggggttacatatagagaatggataaacaacaaggtcctactgtgtagcacagtgAACTACAGTCAAAATCCTGAGATAAGcccaaatgaaaaagaacataaaaaaaaaatgcatacctctgtataactgaaacactttggtatacagcagaaaccaagagaacgttgtaaatcaagtatatctGGATAAAGTACGCTTTTTTAAAATGGGCTTGTTTTAAAAGTGACCATCACTAGTGTGAAAAATAAGTCACCCCTCCTAGCatagtacattttttttaaagcagcatttCTTATAGGAATCTTATTGATCACAGACATAAGAATGTCAGATATAACGATGTATATAATCTAAACAGGCCAGGCTCATTAGGATTTACATTATGCAAAAAACATACACATTAAAAGGCAGCCACGTGGTCAGACGCATGCAGCTGGCAGAGCAGGTGATGGGAGGGTAGGTTCAAGGGCCCATTTGATATTTTTCCCTCCTTTGCAGTATAACCTTCACAAACAAACACATCTAATATACAAGGGTAAACCATATAGCTCTACCATCCAGCTATCTCAGTTTTTAAGGCTTAACTTTTTATACTGAAGACATTAAAATTTCGGGTAAAATACACAGGCTAGAGAGTGAATTTGTATTAATTATTGTTTTTTACCAGTGATCCTCTATGTACTGTAAAACAAAATTGCACGTTTATAACTACGTACTGAGACAAAGAAGCTTTTTGCTCTCTTGAGAATCATCTTGACAAATATGAATCAAATTATAGTCAAATCATAATGATAAGGAAATaaagtattcattttaatttacctCTTCATCGACTGAAATACACCCATTAGGCCCAGATAAAGGGAGATTCGAAGATTTGAAACTTATCTTGATTCTGTTTTTCCAGGTAAAAGATTCAGGGAGTGAGGGGATTGAAACAAAGGCAAAGATGGGTGATTCGACTGTCCCACAGCTTCTCCTCCAAGTGATACACGCTCGAGCCTGACTCCGCTGCGGTCGTCAATCTATCTTCAGGGTAGTCCCTTCTCTTTGCCAGAACATCTGTTCCCACTGCCACCATGgagaagctgagaaaagaaggactCCTAGAAGGTTCCTGCTGGAAGTGCCTCTAGAAGTAGACACAGCAGCAACCACTGGTAAACTCAACACCCTGGGCCTCCTGACCAAGGATTACAATACAGCTTATTTCTGAGGTCAAGATCCTTCCCGAAACTGTTCTTTGAGATAAGGGATGAGATGCAGATTAGCCCTTCTTTCGGTCAAATCAATTATTTAACCGCAAGCAGAAACTCAGTATTTCTGAAATGTGTGAATGTCACCCTTAACCAGTGCCAATGAAGGGTCTTCTTTATGTCTGGATTCCCtcagccacctcattagaaatggggagggaggagctgaaAGCCTGTGATCATGTCACCATCTCCAGACCTGTTCCTTCACTTTGGAAGTCCTGGAGCTCCACCCAACAGCTTTCTGAAATTCTAATAAATCAAGAGGCAACATTAGGAAGCGTTAAGTGTTCTATCTGcttcttggaaaaggaaaaaaaattaacattctggAGACCTCTCTACACCCTACAAACTCTGATTTTTGTTTCTCATATTGAACGTATAAAAATGCACCCACATTCCCTGCTAAACATGGAAGGCCCTCACTCCCCCAAAATTTAAGATTTTGCTTTTTGTAATTATTTACCTAtaaatgtgtggatcacaacaaactgtggaaaattttcaaagagatgggaataccagaccaccagattTTCCTgccaccagagaaacctgtatacaggtcaagaagcaacagttagagctggacatggaacaattgactggttcaaaacaggaaaaggagttacactgtcaccctgcttatttgacttattcACAGAATACGCAtgcgaaatgtcaggctggatgaaccacaagctgcaatcaagattgccaggagaaatatcaacctcagatatgcagataataccaccctaatggcagaaagcaaagagaacctAAAGAGGCTTTTgaggaatgtgaaagaggagagtgaaaatgccaATTTAAAACTCAGcgttcaaaaactaagatcacagcatctggtcccatcacttcatggcaaatagatgaggaaaaaaaaaaaggaaatcatggcagatgttattttcttgggctccaaaatcactgtggatggtgactgcagccatgaaattaaaaggtgcaaaaaaataaataaaataaaagatgcttgctccctggaagaaaagctatgacaaacctagacagcatataaaaaaccATGTCCAtccctttgccgacaaaggtccgtctagtcaaacctacggtttttctagcagtcatgtatggatgtgagagttggaccattaagaaggatgatcgctaaagaattgatgctttttaactgtggtgctggagaagactcctgagagtcccttggacaaggagatcaaaccagtcaatcgtaaaggaaatcaaccctcaatattcattggaaggtgcTGAAACTgaccaacactttggtcacctgatgtgaagagctgactcactggaaaagaccctgatgctgggaaagattgcaggcaacAGGAGAGGGAGTGACAGCGGATAAGATGGTTGattggcatcacccactcgaaggacatcagtttgagcaaatttggggaggcagtgaagggcagggaagcctggcgcgcgacggtccacggggtcgcaaagagtgggacactacttagcaacttcACCACCACCTACAAATAATCTGTATAATCTACCACCGGTCCACCGGTTCTCCTTTAGCTATTACCGATTTACAGTCGGAAATTTTTGCAAGACACTTTTACAGTAATAGAATTTGTAAATATTGAATTTGATTGAAAATGGCATCGTGCGGACAACAGATCATCGTTATCATTCCGTTGTGCGGCTCTTCTCAGAGAGGCTTCTATTTTCTAGGGCTCTGGCCGCAGCACCGTCCGGGAGCAGCAGCGCCGAGTGGGGGGCGCGCTCACCCTGACCCCGAGGGCTCCCCTCACCACTCAAGACGCACTGTCACTGCCCAGGCTACACTGCGCATCTTGGCAGTCCCTGAGGCTTTCTCCGGAGCTCAGCCGTCCTTAACAGTGGGGTCCCAGAAGCTGAGTCCAAGACATGCTCCCTGACACACCGACAGGTCAGTCCTCACCACACCGACGCCGGACCAACAGGGTTGGAAACGCGGGACTCTGCTTCTGCTTCAACTTCCCTTCCAAGAGTTACTACCACCTGCCGTCTCCGCGGCCCGGGTATGGAACCCTCACAACCAGCGGGGGTTCCACACAGCGCCCGCGAGCTTCGAACCCGCCACCCGGAGAGGCGCGCGAACCTGAGCGCGAGAGCGGGCCGCCGCGAGGGCGCGCGCCGGGGACGCGCAACCCGGCCCTGAGGAGGCTGCTTGGGGATACGCCCACTGCCCGGGCCCGCCCCTCTCAAGGTCTCGCGCGGAAATGCGCTAGGCTCCGCCCCCGAGCGCGGCCTCCGCACTGGGTCTCGCGCAGGCCTGCGCCTGGCTCCGCCCCTGAGCGCGCCCTTCGCACCGGGTCTCGCGCACGCCCCAGCCCCTCTCACAGGTCTCGCAAGGAAACGCGCCTGGCTCCGCCCCCCGAGCGCGGCCTCCGCACTGGGTCTCGCGCAGGCccgcgcccggccccgcccctctcACAGTTCTCGCGCGGAAACGCGCCTGGCTCCGCCCCCCCGAGCGCGGCCGCGCGCCCCTCGGCCCAACTAGGGCCCAGCCCCCCGAGGTGTGCAGGGTCCTTACTTGTGAAAAGAAACGGGTTTATCCTTGTCGTATCGGTTCTTGCAGCCGTAGGCGGAACAGGACTGTACCATCCTTCCGGTCCTCAGTTACTTCACTTCTGCCGCCCCAGCAGGCAGTTGAGGCTGTTATCAGTGTCGCCGCGCTCTGCTTTGACACCCTCGCTTCTTCTGTAGCTTTGGCCAACAGTCAGACTGACGAGGGCCTCACTCGGGAGTCAATAATGTGCCCGTTTTGTTGTTTGCATTAGCGGAAAGACCACAGCCATCGCCCGTCTCCCATCTCCAAGATGGCGGAGACAGCTTCAACCTCACCTCTCGCGAGGAGTTCGTCCTACTGTTTCTGATTAGCCCTGAGGTCAGAGGTAACGTTCCCTGGGACGCAGGCCATTGGCTGAGGCCCGGCGTTGCGGAAGTG
The DNA window shown above is from Odocoileus virginianus isolate 20LAN1187 ecotype Illinois chromosome 32, Ovbor_1.2, whole genome shotgun sequence and carries:
- the THAP1 gene encoding THAP domain-containing protein 1 isoform X2, producing the protein MITMICCPHDAIFNQIQYLQILLLFPLTRPSLCKKWEAAVRRKNFKPTKYSSICSEHFTPDCFKRECNNKLLKEDAVPTIFLCTEPHDKKEDLLEPQEQPPPPPLTPPISQVDAAIGLLMPPLQTPDNLSVFCDHNYTVEDTMHQRKRIHQLEQQVEKLRKKLKTAQQRCRRQERQLEKLKEVVHFQKEKDDVSERGYVILPNDYFEIVEVPA
- the THAP1 gene encoding THAP domain-containing protein 1 isoform X1, translated to MVQSCSAYGCKNRYDKDKPVSFHKFPLTRPSLCKKWEAAVRRKNFKPTKYSSICSEHFTPDCFKRECNNKLLKEDAVPTIFLCTEPHDKKEDLLEPQEQPPPPPLTPPISQVDAAIGLLMPPLQTPDNLSVFCDHNYTVEDTMHQRKRIHQLEQQVEKLRKKLKTAQQRCRRQERQLEKLKEVVHFQKEKDDVSERGYVILPNDYFEIVEVPA
- the THAP1 gene encoding THAP domain-containing protein 1 isoform X3 — encoded protein: MGVFQSMKRFPLTRPSLCKKWEAAVRRKNFKPTKYSSICSEHFTPDCFKRECNNKLLKEDAVPTIFLCTEPHDKKEDLLEPQEQPPPPPLTPPISQVDAAIGLLMPPLQTPDNLSVFCDHNYTVEDTMHQRKRIHQLEQQVEKLRKKLKTAQQRCRRQERQLEKLKEVVHFQKEKDDVSERGYVILPNDYFEIVEVPA